In Plantibacter sp. PA-3-X8, one DNA window encodes the following:
- a CDS encoding M23 family metallopeptidase: protein MPRLRPARRRASIAAALAGVIVLSMGLAQPAAATEYPSWEDVEAARSSESSKQSTIGQIEGLVQQLKTAAALAEAEAVLRADEYEAAQLAVDEASYRAVSLHEQAVAATTAAQASKRQAGALVAAWLRSGNVDLSTAAFLDGQEPESLLGRLSTITKLSESTDGTYDRARTDANTASLLTEQATIAEAALGELAAAAETALGDAVAARADAETAVSEQQEYLATLEAQLVVLKENRAATEADYRKGEEVKAAAAAAAAAAAAAAEAARAAAEAAANAGGGGGGGGGGGGASGAVGSQGWALPISGRITDNYGPRPGRPVPGVNPFHSGTDIGAGCGRAVYAANAGTVVYAGWLGTYGNWVLVDHGGGVMTGYAHNSSILVGEGQWVSAGQNISLVGTTGASTGCHVHFEVRIGGSRVDAVPFMADRGIRLG from the coding sequence ATGCCACGCCTCCGTCCCGCGCGCCGTCGCGCCTCCATCGCCGCGGCCCTCGCCGGAGTCATCGTCCTCTCGATGGGTCTCGCACAGCCGGCCGCAGCTACGGAGTACCCCAGCTGGGAGGACGTCGAGGCGGCCCGCTCGAGCGAATCCTCGAAGCAGTCGACCATCGGTCAGATCGAAGGGCTCGTCCAGCAGCTGAAGACCGCTGCGGCGCTCGCCGAAGCCGAGGCCGTCCTCCGTGCCGACGAGTACGAGGCCGCTCAGCTGGCCGTCGACGAGGCGAGCTACCGTGCCGTCTCGCTCCACGAGCAGGCCGTCGCCGCGACGACCGCGGCGCAGGCCTCCAAACGCCAGGCCGGCGCGCTCGTCGCCGCGTGGTTGCGGTCGGGGAACGTCGACCTCAGTACCGCCGCATTCCTCGACGGCCAGGAGCCGGAGTCGCTCCTCGGGCGCTTGAGCACGATCACGAAGCTCAGCGAGTCCACGGACGGCACCTACGACCGGGCGAGGACCGATGCGAACACGGCGTCGCTCCTCACCGAGCAGGCGACCATCGCCGAGGCTGCCCTCGGCGAGCTCGCCGCGGCGGCCGAGACCGCCCTCGGGGACGCGGTCGCAGCCCGTGCCGACGCCGAGACCGCCGTGTCCGAGCAGCAGGAGTACCTCGCGACGCTCGAGGCCCAGCTCGTGGTCCTCAAGGAGAACCGCGCAGCCACCGAGGCCGACTACCGCAAGGGCGAGGAAGTGAAGGCGGCTGCGGCCGCTGCTGCTGCAGCCGCGGCGGCTGCGGCTGAGGCTGCACGGGCGGCTGCCGAGGCCGCTGCGAACGCCGGCGGTGGCGGAGGTGGCGGCGGCGGTGGCGGCGGTGCCTCGGGTGCCGTCGGGAGCCAGGGGTGGGCCCTGCCGATCTCCGGCCGGATCACCGACAACTACGGACCGCGACCCGGTCGCCCCGTGCCCGGCGTCAACCCGTTCCACTCGGGCACCGACATCGGAGCGGGTTGCGGGCGAGCGGTCTACGCCGCGAACGCCGGCACGGTCGTCTACGCCGGCTGGCTCGGCACCTACGGCAACTGGGTCCTCGTCGACCACGGTGGCGGCGTCATGACCGGGTACGCGCACAACAGCAGCATCCTCGTCGGCGAGGGGCAGTGGGTGTCCGCCGGTCAGAACATCTCGCTCGTCGGGACGACGGGTGCCTCGACCGGATGCCACGTGCACTTCGAGGTCAGGATCGGCGGCTCGCGCGTCGATGCCGTCCCGTTCATGGCTGACCGGGGCATCCGCCTGGGCTGA
- a CDS encoding DUF427 domain-containing protein, with amino-acid sequence MPDSSRFRRPLPVQPGPGEESVWEYPRPPRVEPRDERVVIRFGGTVIAESTAAVRVLETSHPPVYYVPAADFSPGVLVPVDGTTMCEFKGEAHYLDVRVGDAVAGAAAWTYPDPRPGYAPLFGMIAVYPGRMDACEVDGVPVQAQEGDFYGGWITPGIVGPFKGAPGTRGW; translated from the coding sequence ATGCCCGACTCCTCGCGATTCCGCCGCCCCCTGCCCGTCCAGCCCGGACCCGGTGAGGAGTCCGTCTGGGAGTACCCGCGTCCGCCGCGGGTCGAGCCGCGCGACGAGCGCGTCGTGATCCGGTTCGGCGGCACGGTCATCGCGGAGTCGACGGCCGCGGTCCGGGTCCTGGAGACGAGCCACCCGCCGGTGTACTACGTCCCGGCGGCGGACTTCTCGCCGGGGGTCCTGGTGCCGGTCGACGGGACGACCATGTGCGAGTTCAAGGGCGAGGCCCACTACCTCGACGTGCGGGTGGGCGACGCGGTCGCCGGTGCCGCCGCGTGGACCTACCCCGATCCGCGTCCGGGATACGCGCCGCTGTTCGGCATGATCGCCGTCTATCCGGGACGCATGGACGCCTGCGAGGTCGACGGCGTGCCGGTGCAGGCGCAGGAGGGCGACTTCTACGGCGGATGGATCACGCCGGGCATCGTCGGGCCGTTCAAGGGCGCCCCGGGCACGCGCGGCTGGTAG
- a CDS encoding MBL fold metallo-hydrolase, whose product MITSSSESQAAAFRDGRIPATEHLDADTVVIAVPTGDPGNPFTLCSVLFGTDGRAIVVDPGTDTPEGREHLLRELRGIGVTTLTGVVVTHLHPDHLGLAGALRDELAAPVLMHRLEDEAAGSTPPGPADLAAALDEWGVPADDTTVRPWATGATAPAGHLGDTRADRTLEDGELLTLPGRSIRVLHTPGHTTGHLTLRDEDRGYLFTGDHVLPTIFSGLGLGARTSENPVTAYLSSLDRVRGYDGDQVVPGHGFRFTGLADRCDELSAHHLRRADEVRSVLADDPDASVWTIASRIGWSAGWDALTGLLRVSALTQTDWHRARLQQLAG is encoded by the coding sequence ATGATCACCTCATCGAGCGAGTCCCAGGCTGCCGCCTTCCGCGACGGCCGGATCCCTGCGACGGAGCACCTCGACGCCGACACGGTCGTCATCGCCGTCCCGACCGGCGACCCCGGCAATCCCTTCACCCTCTGCTCGGTCCTCTTCGGCACCGACGGTCGCGCGATCGTCGTCGACCCCGGAACCGACACCCCCGAGGGCCGCGAGCACCTGTTGCGGGAGCTCCGCGGCATCGGGGTGACGACGCTCACGGGCGTCGTCGTGACCCACCTGCACCCCGACCACCTCGGCCTCGCCGGCGCCCTCCGCGACGAGCTCGCCGCACCCGTCCTCATGCACCGTCTCGAAGACGAGGCGGCGGGCTCGACGCCACCGGGCCCGGCCGACCTCGCTGCGGCGTTGGACGAGTGGGGCGTCCCGGCCGACGACACGACCGTGCGCCCCTGGGCCACTGGTGCGACGGCACCCGCCGGGCACCTCGGCGACACCCGTGCGGACCGGACGCTCGAGGACGGCGAGCTGCTGACGCTCCCCGGTCGCTCGATCAGGGTCCTGCACACCCCCGGCCATACGACGGGCCACCTCACCCTGCGCGATGAGGACCGCGGCTACCTGTTCACGGGCGACCACGTGCTGCCGACGATCTTCTCGGGGCTCGGGCTCGGCGCGCGCACCTCGGAGAATCCGGTGACGGCCTACCTGTCATCACTCGACCGCGTCCGCGGATACGACGGCGATCAGGTGGTCCCCGGACACGGCTTCCGGTTCACGGGACTCGCGGACCGCTGCGATGAGCTGTCCGCGCACCATCTGCGGCGAGCCGACGAGGTGCGCTCCGTCCTCGCGGACGACCCCGACGCGAGCGTGTGGACCATCGCCTCCCGCATCGGCTGGTCGGCCGGATGGGACGCGCTGACCGGTCTCCTCCGCGTCTCGGCCCTCACGCAGACCGACTGGCACCGGGCGCGCCTTCAACAGCTCGCCGGCTGA
- a CDS encoding ABC transporter permease, with protein MVGAAFVLLPLVAIVLRVDWADFGALVSSESSVAALGLSLRTSSLATALCIVFGVPLALVLARTRFPGQRLLRSLVLLPLVLPPVVGGIALLYTFGRLGLLGPALADAGIDIAFSTTAVVLAQTFVALPFLVLSLEGAIRTTGSRYEAVAATLGARPTTVFRTVTLPLLAPAVVSGAILSFARALGEFGATLTFAGSLQGVTRTLPLEIYLQRETDPDAAVALSLVLVVVAVLVVGVAGAQGSIRRGRTVAGVVR; from the coding sequence ATGGTCGGCGCGGCGTTCGTCCTGCTGCCGCTCGTCGCGATCGTCCTGCGGGTGGACTGGGCGGACTTCGGTGCGCTCGTCAGCTCGGAGTCGTCGGTCGCGGCGCTCGGGCTGAGTCTGCGGACGTCGTCACTCGCGACGGCCCTCTGCATCGTGTTCGGCGTGCCGCTCGCCCTCGTCCTCGCGCGCACCCGGTTCCCGGGGCAGCGTCTGCTGCGGTCGCTCGTCCTCCTCCCGCTCGTGCTCCCGCCCGTCGTCGGCGGGATCGCCCTGCTCTACACCTTCGGCCGGCTCGGCCTGCTCGGACCGGCACTCGCGGACGCCGGGATCGACATCGCGTTCTCCACGACCGCCGTCGTCCTCGCCCAGACCTTCGTCGCCCTGCCGTTCCTCGTGCTGAGCCTGGAGGGGGCGATCCGCACGACCGGCTCGCGGTACGAAGCCGTCGCCGCGACACTCGGTGCTCGTCCCACCACCGTCTTCCGCACCGTCACGCTGCCGCTCCTCGCGCCCGCCGTCGTGTCGGGCGCGATCCTCTCGTTCGCGCGGGCCCTCGGCGAGTTCGGGGCGACCCTCACCTTCGCGGGCAGCCTCCAGGGGGTCACCCGGACGCTGCCGCTCGAGATCTACCTGCAGCGCGAGACGGATCCCGACGCCGCTGTCGCACTGTCGCTCGTCCTCGTCGTCGTGGCCGTGCTCGTCGTCGGCGTCGCTGGGGCGCAGGGGTCGATCCGCCGTGGACGGACCGTCGCCGGAGTGGTTCGATGA
- a CDS encoding NRDE family protein, giving the protein MCTVIIDFEPGRAWPIAVLGLRDEQPGRAWDPPGAWWPGLGDSVRGIHDREAGGAWLATNDGAPGGPRAAVVLNRREDLDMPAAGWTSRGVLPLEAVTTGVDPDDARSARSWNLVELRPDRVTVTSWDGTSPRSIDVEPGLHLVTHEGPDHLDVPRVHRWRPAFLDVPSPIGPLDGATAASWEPWLRTLRSTTTVRADADEAIVRIDDHDGLRLASLSVTALSLGPDGAVLRNARLAEPGHLPEELVWE; this is encoded by the coding sequence GTGTGCACCGTGATCATCGACTTCGAGCCGGGGCGCGCGTGGCCGATCGCCGTGCTCGGGCTGCGAGACGAACAGCCGGGGCGTGCCTGGGACCCACCAGGCGCGTGGTGGCCCGGACTCGGTGACAGCGTCCGCGGCATCCACGACCGCGAAGCGGGCGGCGCGTGGCTGGCGACGAACGACGGCGCCCCGGGCGGCCCCCGGGCGGCGGTGGTCCTCAACCGACGCGAGGACCTCGACATGCCCGCCGCCGGGTGGACCTCGCGGGGCGTGCTGCCGCTGGAAGCCGTCACGACCGGCGTCGACCCGGACGACGCCCGCAGCGCCAGGTCCTGGAACCTCGTGGAGCTGCGTCCTGACCGCGTCACCGTCACGAGCTGGGACGGCACCTCACCCCGGTCCATCGACGTCGAACCCGGTCTCCACCTCGTGACGCACGAGGGCCCCGACCACCTCGACGTCCCACGGGTCCACCGGTGGCGGCCGGCCTTCCTCGACGTCCCGTCGCCCATCGGGCCGTTGGACGGTGCGACGGCCGCGTCCTGGGAGCCGTGGTTGCGCACGTTGCGCTCCACGACGACCGTGCGCGCCGATGCCGACGAGGCGATCGTCCGCATCGACGACCACGACGGCCTGCGTCTCGCCTCGCTCTCGGTGACGGCGCTCTCGCTCGGCCCCGACGGTGCGGTGCTCCGGAACGCCCGACTCGCCGAGCCCGGCCATCTGCCGGAAGAGCTCGTCTGGGAGTGA
- the modA gene encoding molybdate ABC transporter substrate-binding protein: protein MNRTAPRRSFRLFSALALGTGVLLAASACAAPAATPTPTASTAVAELSGSITVYAAASLKTTFTALAEDFEEAHPGTTVELTFAGSSDLVTQLTNGAPGDVFASADEKNMAKLTDADLVEGDPVDFATNVLQIAVPPSNPAGVETFADLARPGVKTVVCAPQVPCGAATVAVEDASGVALSPVSEESSVTDVLGKVTSGEADAGLVYVTDVIAAGDAVRGITFPESSKAVNTYPIAPLAGSANPTVAAAFAAYVVSAEGQRVLAKAGFGAP from the coding sequence ATGAACCGCACCGCACCCCGTCGGTCCTTCCGACTGTTCAGCGCACTTGCCCTCGGCACCGGCGTCTTGCTCGCAGCCTCCGCGTGCGCCGCCCCCGCCGCGACGCCGACACCCACCGCCTCAACCGCGGTGGCCGAGCTCAGCGGCTCGATCACGGTCTACGCGGCGGCTTCGCTCAAGACGACCTTCACCGCGCTCGCGGAGGACTTCGAGGAGGCGCACCCCGGTACGACGGTCGAGCTGACCTTCGCCGGATCCTCCGACCTCGTCACGCAGCTCACGAACGGTGCTCCCGGCGACGTGTTCGCGTCCGCAGACGAGAAGAACATGGCGAAGCTGACCGATGCCGACCTCGTCGAGGGCGACCCGGTCGACTTCGCGACCAACGTCCTGCAGATCGCCGTGCCCCCGTCGAACCCCGCCGGCGTGGAGACCTTCGCCGATCTCGCCCGTCCGGGCGTCAAGACGGTCGTGTGCGCGCCGCAGGTCCCCTGTGGAGCGGCCACCGTCGCCGTCGAGGACGCCTCGGGTGTCGCGCTGAGCCCGGTCAGCGAGGAGTCGTCGGTGACCGACGTCCTCGGCAAGGTGACCTCGGGCGAGGCCGACGCCGGGCTCGTCTACGTGACCGACGTCATCGCGGCCGGCGACGCCGTGCGGGGTATCACCTTCCCCGAGTCGTCGAAGGCCGTCAACACCTACCCGATCGCGCCGCTCGCAGGGAGCGCGAACCCCACGGTCGCGGCGGCCTTTGCGGCCTACGTCGTGAGCGCCGAGGGACAGCGGGTGCTCGCCAAAGCCGGCTTCGGCGCACCGTGA
- a CDS encoding sulfate/molybdate ABC transporter ATP-binding protein, protein MTGAALAFRATLRERDWELAVDLAAGETVAVLGPNGAGKSTLLAVLAGLLRPDTGHATLAGRELFAVGGSARDQWSPPHRRGISPLAQEAMLFPHRSVLDNVAYGPLVAGASRGEARDIARRRLAEVEASELEGRRPAELSGGQAQRVALARALAPDPALLLLDEPMAALDATVAPHLRRMLRDQLRGRTTVLVTHEVLDAYTLADRVIVLDAGRVVEQGPTAEVLERPRTAFTADLAGLELLTGVRTARGLRLPDGTDVEVDSSAEADPIPAGVAVACAFRPSRVEVREADGSGGPSASGAVRATITDVEPRGDVVRVRSALITADVAVQQLAAAGWSTGDVVDFVVDPRAAVLYPR, encoded by the coding sequence ATGACCGGGGCGGCCCTGGCGTTCCGAGCGACGCTGCGTGAACGCGACTGGGAGCTCGCCGTGGACCTCGCCGCGGGGGAGACCGTCGCCGTGCTCGGCCCCAACGGCGCCGGCAAGTCGACGCTGCTCGCGGTCCTCGCCGGGCTCCTGCGTCCGGACACCGGTCACGCGACCCTCGCCGGTCGCGAGCTGTTCGCGGTCGGTGGATCGGCTCGGGACCAGTGGTCGCCGCCGCATCGGCGGGGGATCTCGCCCCTGGCCCAGGAAGCAATGCTCTTCCCCCACCGCTCCGTGCTCGACAACGTCGCCTACGGCCCGCTGGTCGCCGGTGCGTCACGCGGCGAGGCTCGGGACATCGCCCGACGACGGCTCGCGGAGGTCGAGGCGTCCGAGCTCGAGGGGCGCCGTCCTGCCGAGTTGTCCGGCGGCCAGGCGCAGCGGGTGGCGCTCGCCCGCGCGCTGGCCCCGGACCCGGCCCTGCTCCTCCTCGACGAACCGATGGCCGCGCTCGATGCGACGGTCGCCCCGCACCTCCGCCGCATGCTCCGCGACCAGTTGCGTGGGCGGACGACCGTGCTCGTGACGCACGAGGTGCTCGACGCGTACACACTCGCGGACCGGGTGATCGTCCTGGACGCCGGGCGCGTCGTCGAGCAGGGGCCGACGGCGGAGGTGCTCGAGCGGCCGCGGACGGCGTTCACCGCGGACCTCGCGGGACTCGAACTGCTGACGGGCGTCCGCACGGCACGCGGGCTCCGTCTGCCGGACGGAACGGATGTCGAGGTCGACTCCTCCGCGGAGGCCGACCCGATCCCGGCCGGGGTCGCCGTCGCCTGCGCGTTCCGACCGTCCCGCGTCGAGGTCCGCGAGGCTGACGGCTCTGGCGGCCCGAGTGCGTCAGGCGCCGTCCGCGCGACGATCACCGACGTCGAACCCCGCGGCGACGTCGTCCGGGTCCGCTCGGCGCTCATCACCGCCGACGTCGCCGTGCAGCAGCTCGCGGCCGCGGGCTGGTCGACGGGGGACGTCGTCGACTTCGTGGTCGACCCGCGGGCAGCCGTCCTCTACCCGCGCTGA
- a CDS encoding molybdopterin-binding protein has translation MPQIRIRDAALFLGVSDDTVRRWIDQGALVSAKDDAGRGVVDGLSLAQLARQNAVLPVDPSEIGRSARNRFVGIVTDITMDTVMAQVELQCGPHRVVSLMSSEAVRELGLELGSTAIAVVKATTVLIETPKASS, from the coding sequence ATGCCGCAGATCCGTATCCGAGACGCCGCCCTGTTCCTCGGGGTCAGCGACGACACCGTCCGTCGCTGGATCGACCAGGGCGCACTCGTCAGCGCGAAGGACGACGCAGGCCGTGGCGTCGTCGACGGCCTGTCGCTCGCTCAACTGGCCAGGCAGAACGCCGTCCTCCCCGTCGACCCCTCGGAGATCGGACGCTCGGCACGCAACCGCTTCGTCGGCATCGTCACCGACATCACGATGGACACGGTCATGGCGCAGGTGGAACTGCAGTGCGGCCCGCATCGCGTGGTGTCGCTCATGAGCAGTGAGGCCGTGCGTGAACTCGGCCTCGAACTCGGCTCCACGGCCATCGCCGTCGTGAAGGCCACGACGGTCCTCATCGAGACCCCGAAGGCGAGCTCATGA
- the coaBC gene encoding bifunctional phosphopantothenoylcysteine decarboxylase/phosphopantothenate--cysteine ligase CoaBC produces the protein MGVQDASREAAGRTVVVGITGGIAAYKAVGVVRGFVLAGFDVHVVPTESALRFVGLPTLEAISRNPVTTSLYDGVAEVRHVALGQRAELIVVAPTTANTLAKLAAGLSDDLLGTTILASRAPVLLAPAMHTEMWQHPATTANVALLRSRGVAVIGPAHGALTGGDTGAGRMSEPDDIVAAGLALLAGRSGGADAHPDDFRAERVVVSAGGTREPLDPVRFLGNRSSGRQGLAIAQAAAERGAEVVLVAAHLDSDVAAEADAVDGLRVVPVGTAAELAAAMEDVAAHATLVVMAAAVADYRAAEIAERKIKKDDTGDELTLRLVRNPDVLAGLAAARVPGRMVVGFAAETATDREELLALGRAKAVRKGADLLVLNRVGWTNGFGTPDNEVVVIDGAGEVVGEATGSKRSIADRLLDIMLAHRAEPVRSQAGEPPPEQG, from the coding sequence ATGGGCGTGCAGGACGCATCGCGGGAGGCGGCGGGGCGCACGGTCGTCGTCGGGATCACGGGCGGGATCGCCGCGTACAAGGCGGTCGGCGTCGTCCGCGGGTTCGTGCTCGCGGGATTCGACGTCCACGTGGTGCCGACTGAGAGCGCACTCCGGTTCGTCGGCCTGCCGACCCTCGAGGCGATCAGCCGGAACCCCGTCACGACCTCGCTGTACGACGGCGTCGCCGAAGTCCGGCACGTCGCCCTCGGGCAGCGCGCGGAGCTCATCGTCGTGGCGCCGACGACGGCCAACACCCTCGCGAAACTCGCGGCGGGACTCTCCGACGACCTCCTCGGCACCACCATCCTGGCCAGCCGGGCGCCGGTCCTGCTGGCGCCGGCGATGCACACCGAGATGTGGCAGCACCCGGCGACGACCGCGAACGTCGCCCTCCTGCGATCGCGCGGGGTGGCCGTCATCGGGCCGGCGCACGGCGCGCTGACCGGCGGCGACACGGGGGCGGGACGCATGAGCGAACCCGACGACATCGTGGCCGCCGGCTTGGCGCTGCTCGCCGGACGCAGCGGTGGAGCGGACGCGCACCCGGACGATTTCCGCGCCGAGCGCGTCGTCGTCTCGGCCGGCGGCACCCGGGAGCCGCTCGACCCGGTGCGGTTCCTCGGGAACCGGTCGAGCGGTCGGCAGGGGCTCGCCATCGCGCAGGCCGCCGCCGAGCGCGGAGCCGAGGTCGTGCTCGTCGCGGCGCACCTGGACTCCGACGTCGCGGCCGAAGCGGATGCGGTCGACGGTCTGCGGGTCGTCCCGGTCGGCACCGCAGCGGAACTCGCAGCGGCCATGGAAGACGTGGCGGCCCACGCGACGCTCGTGGTCATGGCGGCCGCTGTGGCGGACTACCGCGCCGCCGAGATCGCCGAACGGAAGATCAAGAAGGACGACACCGGCGACGAGCTCACCCTGCGACTCGTCCGCAACCCCGACGTGCTCGCCGGACTCGCCGCGGCCCGGGTGCCGGGACGGATGGTCGTCGGGTTCGCCGCGGAGACCGCCACCGACCGCGAGGAGTTGCTGGCCCTCGGCCGGGCCAAGGCGGTACGCAAGGGCGCCGACCTCCTCGTGCTCAATCGCGTGGGGTGGACGAACGGCTTCGGCACGCCCGACAACGAGGTCGTCGTGATCGACGGTGCCGGCGAGGTGGTCGGTGAGGCGACCGGATCGAAGCGCAGCATCGCCGACCGGCTCCTCGACATCATGCTCGCCCACCGGGCGGAGCCGGTTCGTTCCCAGGCGGGCGAGCCTCCCCCCGAACAGGGCTGA
- a CDS encoding GH25 family lysozyme, translating into MNRFWRRWLPIVVGAAGTLAIGGICAALVAMGLVRPNAILAASYAVRGVDVSSYQGEIDWDVLAAQPIDFAIMKATEGSGDQDERFAANWAGAQRAADETGLLIGAYHFLSFDSPAETQAQNIFDTVPVTAGALPITIDLECYADYCRTPPSAERVAAVLDPLLTALEEHYGRPPIIYATMRYYDAFLAGSYERNPIWIRSVVTPPVLSDGRAWDLWQYTSRERLPGYVGKEEFIDVNVFDGSLRDLQALVGP; encoded by the coding sequence ATGAACCGATTCTGGAGACGCTGGTTGCCGATCGTCGTCGGGGCGGCCGGCACCCTCGCGATCGGCGGGATCTGCGCGGCGCTCGTCGCCATGGGGCTGGTGCGGCCGAACGCGATCCTGGCCGCCTCGTACGCGGTGCGCGGTGTCGACGTCTCCTCCTACCAGGGCGAGATCGACTGGGACGTGCTCGCGGCGCAGCCCATCGACTTCGCGATCATGAAGGCGACCGAGGGATCCGGCGATCAGGACGAACGGTTCGCCGCGAACTGGGCGGGCGCGCAACGAGCGGCCGACGAGACCGGCTTGCTGATCGGGGCGTACCACTTCCTGAGTTTCGACAGCCCTGCCGAGACGCAGGCGCAGAACATCTTCGACACCGTGCCGGTCACGGCGGGCGCTCTCCCGATCACCATCGACCTCGAGTGCTACGCCGATTACTGCCGGACGCCACCGAGTGCGGAGCGGGTCGCTGCCGTGCTCGATCCGCTCCTCACGGCACTCGAGGAGCACTACGGTCGGCCGCCGATCATCTACGCCACCATGCGGTACTACGACGCGTTCCTCGCGGGCTCGTACGAGCGGAACCCGATCTGGATCCGCTCGGTCGTCACGCCGCCGGTCCTGTCGGACGGGCGGGCGTGGGACCTCTGGCAGTACACCAGCCGGGAGCGGCTGCCCGGGTACGTCGGCAAGGAGGAGTTCATCGACGTGAACGTCTTCGACGGCTCCCTGCGCGACCTCCAGGCCCTCGTCGGCCCCTGA
- a CDS encoding SGNH/GDSL hydrolase family protein, with protein MRSRLLAAVTLLALATGLTACASPGSGTGGAPGDGPLVAFYGDSYTLGTGASDPANRWSTVVSEERGWREFNPSVNGLGFVNHRDRFGDGSGDLPSLIIAEQPDIVFVTMGLNDAFSFDDAADRIHEQITTDLQRLRDALPEARFIVVEPFWYTDERPQSIETIIGWVDDAAQEIDADTIPGASHWIEGHPEWMAADGLHPNDEGYAEMARRMDAELERLGL; from the coding sequence ATGAGATCACGACTGCTCGCCGCCGTCACCCTGCTCGCCCTCGCCACTGGCCTCACCGCCTGCGCGTCCCCCGGCTCGGGGACCGGCGGCGCCCCGGGCGACGGACCGCTCGTCGCGTTCTACGGCGATTCGTACACCCTCGGCACCGGAGCGAGCGACCCGGCCAACCGCTGGTCCACCGTCGTCAGCGAGGAACGCGGCTGGCGGGAGTTCAACCCCAGCGTCAACGGCCTCGGGTTCGTGAACCACCGCGACCGCTTCGGCGACGGCAGCGGCGACCTGCCCTCCCTCATCATCGCCGAGCAGCCCGACATCGTCTTCGTCACGATGGGGCTCAACGACGCGTTCAGCTTCGACGATGCCGCCGACCGGATCCACGAGCAGATCACGACGGACCTGCAGCGCCTCCGCGACGCGCTCCCGGAGGCCCGCTTCATCGTCGTCGAACCGTTCTGGTACACCGACGAGCGTCCGCAGTCGATCGAGACGATCATCGGCTGGGTGGACGACGCCGCGCAGGAGATCGACGCCGACACCATCCCCGGGGCGTCGCACTGGATCGAGGGGCACCCAGAGTGGATGGCCGCAGACGGCCTCCACCCGAACGACGAGGGGTACGCGGAGATGGCTCGGCGGATGGATGCCGAGCTCGAGCGACTCGGACTCTGA
- a CDS encoding LysR family transcriptional regulator, with translation MALNPVRLRLLEAFDRLGTIRAVGRELDLSPSTVSQQLSVLEAETGAALLERRGRTLTLTPTGALLVERARALLAQMDAIEVELAEVESEPSGRFRIAGFASVIAPILIPAARSLARQYPRLEVELIEVEPHESTTAVQRGSCDVVITVDQEDGFLLDPSVHSVPLTTDPLLLIAPLDHRLAAQDQVTFSELQTESWALDAPGTYLGELVPLICRRAGFEPRVAGRFTSYEVVIDHVAAGLSIAVLPDIAIGSRTDVVRKPIAGMSERKIVATARKGSLQRSAVAAALAAVQRATDEAVAR, from the coding sequence ATGGCCCTGAACCCCGTGCGACTGCGACTGCTCGAGGCGTTCGACCGCCTCGGTACGATCCGCGCCGTCGGCCGTGAGCTCGACCTCAGCCCCTCGACCGTCTCGCAGCAGCTCTCCGTGCTCGAGGCCGAGACCGGCGCCGCGCTCCTGGAACGACGCGGCCGGACGCTCACCCTGACGCCGACGGGTGCGCTGCTCGTCGAGCGCGCTCGGGCCCTGCTCGCGCAGATGGACGCCATCGAGGTCGAACTGGCCGAGGTCGAGTCCGAGCCGTCCGGTCGGTTCCGCATCGCCGGGTTCGCGAGCGTCATCGCCCCGATCCTCATCCCGGCCGCGCGCTCCCTCGCGCGGCAGTACCCGCGCCTCGAGGTCGAACTCATCGAGGTCGAACCGCACGAGAGCACCACCGCCGTCCAGCGGGGCAGCTGCGACGTCGTGATCACCGTCGATCAGGAGGACGGGTTCCTCCTCGACCCCTCAGTGCACAGCGTGCCGCTCACCACCGACCCGCTCCTGCTCATCGCGCCGCTCGACCACCGACTGGCCGCGCAGGATCAGGTCACCTTCAGCGAGCTGCAGACGGAGTCCTGGGCCCTCGACGCACCGGGCACCTACCTCGGCGAACTCGTCCCGCTGATCTGTCGTCGCGCGGGGTTCGAGCCGAGGGTGGCCGGACGGTTCACGAGTTACGAGGTCGTCATCGACCACGTGGCCGCCGGGCTGTCGATCGCCGTGCTCCCGGACATCGCGATCGGCTCGCGGACGGACGTCGTGCGGAAGCCCATCGCCGGGATGAGCGAGCGGAAGATCGTCGCGACGGCGCGGAAGGGCTCACTGCAGCGTTCGGCCGTCGCGGCAGCGCTCGCAGCCGTCCAACGGGCCACGGACGAGGCCGTCGCCCGCTGA